In one window of Gouania willdenowi chromosome 8, fGouWil2.1, whole genome shotgun sequence DNA:
- the LOC114468883 gene encoding nuclear factor interleukin-3-regulated protein-like — protein sequence MNSMMFEEGSQEMREHQDGAILHDMEPVASGATALTFTDETVSILTSSNLLARSLLGRTSAIKRKESPSSCIRRKREFIPVDKKDDGYWDKRKKNNEAAKRSREKRRVNDMVLESRVLALLEENARLRAELLALKFRFGLVKDPSNAAILPLTTAPHHSTQSLPPHCYIHRGETGLQTAAVPNHNNNQTGQLASRSSREAGHLSEDSGFSTPGGSSVGSPIFFDDRLSDHEKSSPRRGEEPAYELQPSPEDVNNSTGQRGFKPDQEGMKNLPHKLRFKTPGCGDGGDPAWDVGVNARGSPALREGIKGLSGGEAGAGHCNGSFLQQLEVAEESQHVKQTSQCSPSTGGQGLQGVGGVKDRSENTYLKTQLSSLSEEVAQLKKLFTEQLMAKPH from the coding sequence CAGCTTTGACCTTCACCGATGAAACCGTGTCCATCCTGACCTCCAGCAATCTGCTGGCCCGCTCCTTGCTGGGCCGAACCTCCGCCATCAAGCGCAAGGAGAGCCCCTCGTCCTGCATACGACGCAAGCGTGAGTTCATCCCTGTCGATAAAAAGGACGACGGCTACTGGGACAAAAGGAAGAAGAACAACGAGGCGGCGAAGCGTTCCAGGGAGAAAAGGCGCGTGAATGACATGGTCCTGGAGAGCCGAGTGCTGGCTCTGTTGGAGGAAAATGCTCGTCTGCGAGCGGAGCTTCTGGCCCTGAAGTTCCGCTTCGGCCTGGTTAAAGATCCCTCCAATGCTGCCATTCTGCCTCTCACCACGGCCCCACATCACAGCACTCAGAGTTTGCCTCCTCACTGTTACATCCACAGAGGAGAAACAGGCCTCCAGACTGCCGCCGTGCCAAATCACAATAACAACCAGACAGGACAGCTGGCCTCCAGGAGCTCCAGGGAAGCTGGACACCTATCAGAGGACTCTGGGTTCTCCACACCAGGAGGGTCCAGCGTGGGAAGTCCAATTTTCTTTGATGATCGGCTCAGTGATCATGAGAAATCATCCCCGCGGCGTGGAGAGGAGCCAGCCTACGAGCTCCAACCTTCCCCGGAGGACGTCAATAACAGCACTGGACAGCGAGGTTTTAAACCAGACCAGGAGGGGATGAAAAACCTTCCTCACAAGCTTCGTTTTAAGACTCCAGGATGTGGTGACGGGGGGGATCCTGCGTGGGATGTTGGCGTCAATGCCAGAGGAAGCCCAGCACTGAGAGAGGGCATCAAAGGACTGAGCGGTGGTGAAGCTGGGGCGGGGCACTGCAATGGTTCCTTTCTTCAACAGCTGGAGGTGGCAGAGGAGAGTCAGCATGTGAAACAGACGTCTCAGTGCAGCCCGTCCACAGGCGGACAAGGCCTCCAAGGAGTGGGCGGAGTCAAGGATCGCAGCGAGAACACATACCTGAAGACTCAGCTCAGCTCTTTGAGTGAGGAAGTGGCTCAGCTCAAGAAGCTTTTCACTGAGCAGCTCATGGCCAAACCGCACTGA